CACGCAACGTGCACAGTACAGGCACTTCAGGAGGGGCAGCTTTCCCCACGTTTCGGTTTGCGGGTCGTAACAGCCGACTTGGAAATCTTTGGTTTTAAGCTCCGGGCCCTCCATGGTGAAGAGGTCCACACAGACAATGCAGGTGCTATACATGCCCTGCCTCAGGCCTTGGCACTGCTGTATCCGCTCTTGCCGGTTAAGGCGTTTCCACCGCGGCCGTAGGTCCCGGTAGCACATCAGCTCAGCCTGGACATCCCGCAGCTCCTCCTGGGTCAGAAGCGGGAGGCGGATGTAGGCCAGCAGCTGCCCTAGGAGCGGGAAGCGGCTGGTGCTTTGGGCCATCACCCAGTTCCAAACGGCCCGGTAAACGACCAGCTCTGAAGAGACGGCCAGGCTGTCCAAGGAGATGATGCTCACCAGCGTGCTGGGTGTCAAGTTGAGGAAGGTTTTATCCTCCTGGCTGAGGCGCTTGAAATGCAGGTTGACCAAGGTCTTTGCTTCCTGAAACAGAGAGAGGTCACTGTGTGCGTAGCCTAGTTCGTAGAGTCTGAGGCAGTTCTCTGGGCACAAGTGTTCCAAGAGGAACCTGGGGGAAGAAACAGGGACAGAATCGATACCGACTTCAACCCTATTCAGCCCGACACATGGACAATCCGTCAATAGCGGACACACGTGCAGATCGGCATggatgtacagttattcacacgtcaTTCGCGTTCAACATAACCGCGTCTGGGAACCTTCaaacttgactactacaatgcgctccatgtggggctgcctttgtatgtcatctAGAAACTGCTGtcggtacagaatgcggcagccaggttggtctccgggtcatctcaaagaggcTAGGGATGGACATGAGCGGTTAATCCAAtcccttgtggggtggggtggggaggggtgcctttaacaggtaaggagctccttaccaccTTGCCCCCTCCCCGTCGCTTTCACCTCGCTTGTTTTAGAAACAATCTCAGAATCCAAATGACTAGCACACGTGCCCCATTTATTCTCATGCTGATGCCatctggggctgcaggaaggaacactgcagccctgcccggctgtttctaaaacaagcaccggcaggggggaagtggtAGGGAGGGagcgagcaggtaaggaactccttacctgtttgttaaaggcaaccccccccccatcaaactggctcaaacgccAGCGTTCGAATAGGTTTGGTGCTCAGGAAAGAGAGTTTCAAAcgtatttgtgcacatccctaaagagaccacattattcctatattaaaagaactacacagcctaccaatatgtttccaggcaaaatacaaggtgcttgttataacttataaagccctaaacagtagaggtatgcatgaattgatttttacaattcaatttgacctcgaatcgaattgcaaaaacttgaattgattcattgaaccAGCTAGCCATTGCCAGCCAGTTCGACAAACCGAATcgaaaattcaccaaaaaatcaaGATTCACCAATGGGaaactcgaatcaccccattgttaccctagggacaccaaagtgagttgtgtggtaggacatgatgggtgctaccttccacccatttctcgccacaacaccttctcacaaacagaccaaactacAACTCAAAGAAGGTAGCCAGGCACCcacgttctgcctttgtcaatctgagatccagcaaaaccagatagttttaGCAGAAATAGGTAGGTAGCACAGCATTCtactcagtgctgaaaaaagaaaaccacaaaatccttccttcttcctgtcctgatgtatcctctcgataacaagccaaccaagaagcaaggagatctcaagccaatcagaagccagtgccagaaaaccaatcagcaaggggggaaagcccatcAAAATGGCTGCTTCAATCACACAAACTGATTTGCacaggctgattcaatttgacctcagatcagccccttcatttaagggccAATTCAATTCGCGGTCAAATCCACAAATTTCCCCCCAATTCAGCGTGAACCGATTCGTGTGTGAATCAAATTGCATATCTCTACTAAACAGCATAGgttcaaggtatttaagagaacgttctaggaacataggaagctgccttttactgagtcagaccctaaagggaatatcttacagtgctcacacatgtagtctcccattcaaatggaaagcagggcagagcctgcttcaCAGAGGGACGGATTGTCATTAGCCATGCCCACAAAGAGCCATCAATGGATATGTGAATTATTCCTGTGTGGAGACATTTTTGAGGTGAGAATGTGCAAAATGAAGAATAattctctaaagcagaggttaccaacctgggttcctccagatgttgatgaactaccactcccagcatccccagccacaatagattgtaactgggggtgatgggagttgtagttcagcaacatctggaggaagccaggttgggaaccactgctctaaagaATTCGCCTGCCCTCCCAAGTGAAGAAtattgggaggggaggggagcagtggttggagaatattcttgtccatagctacatataaaagctTTTCACAccagcagtgtgaagagcctaaagggggtttgcgTGGAGAGTGGGTTTgagccgctctccccacagacgatcactcagttgtccctgagcagccagatcCGCTGCCAAAATGGTTACCACCTCTGTCTCGGAGCCGGTGCGAGTGGTGGAGTTTGGGGACCTCCCAGGCCCCAGAAGTCCCTGAAAGCAGCGCACAAGTGCACAACGAAGTCGTGCTGCACCGACACACAATCACTTAACCCACTTTTCGGCCCAAAACCCTGGTTAAGAGGTGGGCTACTCAGGAGGGTTTGTCACTGGccgtcccactggttctcacgcgtggctaaaatcgggctgggcttccctagcccagttttaaccagacatgagaatagcctcatcatgTTTTGACAGAGGGGAGATAAGACGACCCCAAGCAGTGTGCGTTCTGGGCAACATGAGGGGAGATGCCATTTGGGAACTCCAGTGACCCCCGCAGAGCTATGGTTCCGACGTGCCATCTTTGCTTGTTACCTGGAGCAGCTTTCTAGCAGCGGGAGGATCTGGAGTCTGCTGGCTGCTACAAAGAGATCTTGAGCCATCTCCGGCACGAGCACAATCTCCTCCGTGTAGTAATAGTTCAGCACCGTTTGGACAATGGAGGGGTCCATGTCCTGGAGCAAAACCTCTCCATCCTGGGACTCTCGGAAGGAGTTGGAGAACATGGCTCGGAAGTATGGATTGATGGCGGCAAGGAGCATCCTAGCAGAGGGAGGGAAGTCAACCAAGGTTCCTGAGACCTGGCCCTAGATGATCCCTTAGAAACGGGTTTCTCAACtgctggtactccagatgttgctggactacaactcccatcaccctcagctacaatttattgtaactggggatgatgggagttgtagttcatcaacatctggagtaccagcgGTTGAGAAGCCTGGTCTTTGAACATAGGCAGAGCCCCaaggaggcttttaaaaacctctaacttatattaaaaaaaagaaaaccctcAGAGATAATGGAACATCGACTTTCTCCTGAGATCACAGAGTTTTAGAACaactgaaataataaataaaataaaataaaataaaataaaataaaataatgagctttatttgttagccggcccataacaaattgttctctggatggctcgcAACACAACATTAAGACatgaaacaaaaacacacaacacattaaatcataacagaccaaaaagggcggggagagaaaatacTAATTATATAAtacaatgcaattttaaaaactctttagaATCAGTTTTTTGAAACTTtggaaatcaaaatttaaaaggtctgagtgaacaaaaaggtcatgACCTgttgtctaaaagaacaaagtgatgaagccaggcaaacctcactggagcGATttttccataaacagggtgccatcactgaaaaggccctcttcctagtagccacctgcctcacctcatttggcaggggtactCGCAGGAGGACCTCCGAATAAGATCTTAgggtctgggttgggacataaACTGAGATCTGAACCACAGCTgcaagttcagacataacatgagaCTATGGTTGGGACAAGCCCACAAACTTCAAACCTTTGGCTCCGATTGTGGTTTGACGGCCTAAAATAAGCCACAATTTGTTCACTAGTGTGAATTCAGATGGACAAACTAAACACAGTTAAACAAAAGGAACCCTGCTGCCCCGTGATTTCCGAACCCGTCCTGTGGCTGTGTTACTTATACGGCTAATTCAGACATACCATTGAACCATGAATAAAACTTGGTTCTGCATTACACTTTCAGAGCAAAGCAAAGTaattctctctccccgccccctgccgctATGTATGGGGTGCGGAACCCCTCTGCAACGCAGATACATCTTTGTGGCATATACACGATCAGCTGTGTTGGGTGTCTGCTACTGTCTTAAAATAACACTGCATCAAGATGTGCTAAGCCAGTTAAAGAGTGTGATTCTAAAATCCGGTTCGAGTGCAGGAACATAACTAGGGCAGAATGGGCTTATGTTCTCCCCTCTCCATGGTGGCCGTTGCACACACCAGCCATACCCTCTtatgtgatgtcatgcacatggggtatggccagcacctggaaggacCCACTGGGCCCTCCGGACTGCATTTCAAGCCGGCTTCATTGTCCCAAGGGAAAGAGCAAAGAACACACCTAGCCGACAATGAAGCAGGTTGGGAATGAGACCGGCCCGAACTCAGTGGGAGGGACAGGAGGGAGACAGGTAGCTCCCAGGAGTTGGGGGGGCTCGTGTCCTTTGAgcccatctgcccaattatagctccgccctcTTAAAGTGAAAAGAGGACCCTATGGAAGACTGAGCAATATTAGTTAAGGATCTGGAAAGAGATTCCAACGGAGCAGTAAGGGAAGCTTCTTGCAAGGATCTTGGGAAGGGGGGCAACAAGGCTCAATGAGAGAAAGACACCTTTGCAAGGTGAAATGTTGGCCTCTGATGTTGGAGCGGGgggaatttacacacacacacacacacacacacacacgaaaaacaAATAAGGATTAGACAGATGTGAACTCTAAAAACCTCTAGCAGCATGGTCAGCAGAAAGGCCCGGTACCTGTGACAAGGAAAGCGTTCACCTCCGGCCACGATGGTTGTATCACAGAGAAGTTGGTCTTGCTGCAGCTGCTTCAGCCCTGGAAGAGTAAGGGAAGCCAGATCCAGGCTGATCTGAGTGGAGGCATTCAGCAAGAAAGGTCTTATCACTTAAACCAGGGATAGggaatctggagaggttcgtctactgttgccaccggctcgtctggtggctactcggggacgggccttgctgcccccgaggctttggaatgtactccctgttgaaataagagcctccccatctctgataactttttaaaaagtcaattaagaCACATCGGTTCACACAGGCTAATTTGACttacagttttaatacttttaacttcttttaagttttaaattgttttcaatgtttacattttgtttgatttgtgtttttattgcgatccgcccagagacaaaagttttgggcggtctagaaatttgttcagtaaaaaaatatatatatatatgtacagaGTTCCTGGGTGGATGTACACACATTTATATAgcagaatgtcagagttggaagaaACCTCGGAGATCTTCTAGTCTCGAGAGCTGCgacaggtggtccttcagatgttgcggaaccacaactcccatcatccccagatgcaacaaattgtagctggggacgaTGGGCATAGTATTGAGCAACATTGGAGGTACTACcacttgggaacccctgtccaACCACCTACCCGCCCTTGCTATGAtcttatatggaattctctgccacggggtggggtgatggccactagcttggatggctttaaaaggggcttaggcaaattcatcgaggacaagtctgtcaatggcgACTAgtacttatagggctttttagatagttttttaagCCAGAAAAATTTCCAAGGTGTTTTAaactaaatattcagagacttctcagtctcccccaccccccagccctatGGCAAGCATATCCCTATCTATCTGGGGGAGAAGGGTGACCCCAAAAAGGAGTTCAcagtctacctggcaaatgctgggctgggcggagggtctgctgcagagagctgtgggggccactctgcctgcctgccttgcttgctcGCTTGGGGACTCCCTGCAAGCCtcctccagttcaggcttcactggggcctacacggaggcccccctggaagccccacccacccgcagatcagctgagaggtggggagaaaaggagctctttgcagctgcttagattgccggccaggaggacaagcaggagggaggcaaacagggcaagtggctgaggggacctggggctgggcagggggcaatggggaggcatgagaggtgtctctgggggcccccccaggcaaccgcctccccttgcctaatagtagttacgcccatGCCCAATGCCCATACATTTCCCCAGAATGCCAAACATTTCCCCCAAATGCCTCTTTTTTGCAGCATCCGGGGAACCCAAAGGAACCCCAAAAGTGGCTCTGCTCATTTGATGCATCCATGGGAAGATGTGAGCTAATGCAGCCGACTCAACAAAGTGAACGTCCTGGTTTttgtttaaattgctttttaaaaaataaatttatggCCTGCCCTTCCATGCACTACAGCTCGGGGCTGCTTACAACCCTGATAAAATAGATATAACatagaacaatttttttaaagaagaattaATAAGAATTCAAAGACCTTCAATTAAAGAATTCAATTAATAAGAATTCAAAGCTAAGACCGCATTTAAAAGTTACACGTTGTTAACGCTTTGCATTcaaagttataaataaaaagctaaaaaccaaGCAGGATTGGTTCTTCAAGACTCATTGGGAATTATCTGCTTACTAAAATTAATTGGTAATTAATAATTAGGAATCATGAATCATGAATCATTTATTATTAATGgggaataaattattattaattatctgCTTACTAAAATGCCTTTGTGGCATCAGGATACGTACCCTCCCGTATATAGTGATCTAGAGGCTTGGGTTCATCTTGCATGGCATTCCGGTCCATGTCGAACTGCGAGTTCATCACTGCACTCCCACTCAAAACGAAGCTGTCTTTTATATCATTCCTGTTGGAAGAAGAGCATGCAGGTAGCCACAGCAAGAAATCTGATTTCAGGCCCATGGGGTTCCACCTCCTGACCCTtggggggccagccccctttcaaaaccttgCAGGGTTTGTGAGGAGGCAACCCCATCACCCCCCTAGCTgccataaattgtggctgggaatgatgggagttgtagttcagcaacatctatttgtttgttgtgaaccaccctgagaccttgggttagggcggtataaaaatgtgctaaataaataaataaataaatctagaggAGCAGAAGttgggaggagagaaggagaggagagctggtcttgaggtagcaagcatggcttgtccccttagctaagcagggtccgctctggttgaatatgaatggaagacttgatgtgtgagtactataagatattcccctcaggggatggagccgctctgagaagagcagcagaaggttccaagttccctccctggcttctccaagatagggctgagagagacttggagaagctgctgccagtctgtgcagacaatacagagctagatggaccaagggtctgactcagtatatggcagcttcctatgtttcaccaGAGGAAGGCCTGAAAACCCCTCTGAGAACACATAGCTGGCACAGCTGCCGGGAAAGAACTCAGGCCAAGGGCTACGCGTGAGCAAGGGAAAGGGTCTCCTTTGGGAGGAAGAGTGCTTCTACAAAGCCAGCAAtcgggcagctgcagctgcaacaaATGACTCGTTTgcctctgctagggatgtgcatgagccagttgCAAAAGGAAGccccaaactggcttgaacaCCACTCAACTGgtagcggcggcggcggtggtgtttgcccctatatcgggcagcagcgatctgggaagatgctgaaaggcatcatctcatactgcgcgggaggaggcaatggtctacccttcctgtattctacctaagacaaccacggggctctgtgggtgcccagagtcaacaccgactcgagggcacaactttacctttaagaagctccttacctactcacccccaccccactggtttccccctgccagtgttcGGTTTTTCAAGAGTTGCACAGGGTTGTGGTACATCCTGGCCATGTGTGCACTGAAGCCGATTGGGGGTGCAGGAAGCAGTTCTGCAG
The genomic region above belongs to Hemicordylus capensis ecotype Gifberg chromosome 16, rHemCap1.1.pri, whole genome shotgun sequence and contains:
- the LOC128338670 gene encoding kelch-like protein 12, with the protein product MNSQFDMDRNAMQDEPKPLDHYIREGLKQLQQDQLLCDTTIVAGGERFPCHRMLLAAINPYFRAMFSNSFRESQDGEVLLQDMDPSIVQTVLNYYYTEEIVLVPEMAQDLFVAASRLQILPLLESCSRFLLEHLCPENCLRLYELGYAHSDLSLFQEAKTLVNLHFKRLSQEDKTFLNLTPSTLVSIISLDSLAVSSELVVYRAVWNWVMAQSTSRFPLLGQLLAYIRLPLLTQEELRDVQAELMCYRDLRPRWKRLNRQERIQQCQGLRQGMYSTCIVCVDLFTMEGPELKTKDFQVGCYDPQTETWGKLPLLKCLYCARCVAVGDKLYVTGGVHTDDSYSDSLHEFSTLRGRWTQLPSMSVARASHGFLACNQKLFAMGGWSKYEDYLNTAESFDLMVKSWSRLPKMPFALSHFASAVLKNKIYLIGGVTDSVGSWYASRKVLIYDVLTNLWNQMFLDNECYWSGAVAMNNGIYVIGGYFRSRVRHHNERWPDAGSLRCTRKCFFLKENGRIDRNVVIPKLPIELAGAGVVRWKHRIYVLGGENTYLYNNLEGENDEEYYNTVYYWEPGAPKWTRCPERLPFTSWGLSGFGCTTMKIPKKPILELFRKTSVALTAIEVVSP